One genomic region from Yamadazyma tenuis chromosome 4, complete sequence encodes:
- the CDC39 gene encoding CCR4-NOT core subunit cdc39 (BUSCO:EOG092600SK; EggNog:ENOG503NXE7; COG:K): MSFKELLIEVNKDLKGINPGNLLPVMLKIDKKEIDSSLALVIAEVISPGSTNLPSNPLKGLSTCKSFPESSAKGAQLQTTFKLLDSDPAIKIDWLLVFSKAQETLSASKAVAPSFLNINQFIAAIDFRPGLLDIALSVDWSFSNVLLYTLLTADPKQGCYDLGTSPFLTRGFDDVETPIESQLGRRTPIAYINVGRLELKVVSQYAASKKPLNEKSIDSEISKLFDHHCHTFPEYMLCACITFVNEGNPFIEGVLNNLLDTLLTNESKFLRNVIQKFNEREQGALMNKLFNYYNLRKNTDAILTISRAMLQSNLFDSLLTQFLNINITMGLNLAICSSVLDFDCKPLIDSLLNDPNKRPIVVQAILEILEVKSTEDTNLITKTKVLGVATVFHLLGILTRHAGFLNGEKLKALQLQLLTTYPRLINFGCGHDGAILENDKVSNVFPEPVEQEMKAYYSKMYNKELDIKEIVDMLIKFKSSDIPHDQDIFACMIHSLLDEYRFFSEYPLTALASTSLLFGALLQKDIIQGTTLTVALNFIWESCNQPQDSHLFKFAVQALYNFKSRLHEYPNYCKHLLECNSLSAHAKMYQIVKDASNGIPCDDQSFNGSRPDSSNSSGQPMSINKSTEDGGIKYQSITISDQIIGSIQQEKPNENVTDRLLFFVNNLTGDNLNSKLPEIKDYLIENFFLWFADYLVADRAKSEPNNHRLYCELVQEFDDPIFYEYVLSVSLREVSFLIRNFKDTSLERSHLKNLGSWLGQITLASDKALKRTHIGVKFLLVEAYDFKTLPYVIPFVCKILDQAKYSKIFNLPNPWVLGIIKVLVELYDCADLKLNSKFEIEVLLNSFNMKISDVEPSTIVRSHPPNPAALAAMFGIQQNANPLVNDFSKLALDGQAHLPPAQFQPSQMSQHQLLQQQQQQQQQQQQQQQQQQQQQQQQLLQLQLQQQQQQQQQQQQQQQQQQQQQQQQQQQQQQQQQQQQQQQQQQQQQQQQQQGQHIQQRGSEDGGIPSLSGQIPPQGLPQPKPQGQPKPTAGGLDTSFSTLVGNTIFTTNPNLRRAFQASLSRAVRECAVPILSKTSESVITTTEALIKKDFAYEGDINKFRKSYQSLAVKLAQSIIGSSGRKILIETIQAFMVRLLSHQLNPNDIPLGELSSAIQSNVDLCVDIVNKLAVGNIIELIEEKMKYSVLEREQNQPGQRFVEKDANGYALNLQPPLGLKPEGLLPSQLAVYENFSASIVRPEVVSQPQAPPQPQGLQSLGQPQAPPTSALLHPPQQQQPGAPGLPVPQDDTTAITDQLFAAITQSCDKAISSLADNYTTTLAEIPQDHVIMQCITNVLTLAQGNALKYPELLLKVAQYAVNCLFTQAHENPISNEIYVVILDKLCEYSPSTAKDVTWWLVHSSDQRKLNISVMYSLLKVQLIQPTKLDTSISKLITETKNPLIVTFAANLLGIIYTSKDPRPIALRSEFALSLASLSKYEGDQSIEGTKEAREARDKLFELLNDNALVTANSEMYSQLGYIFTEWFKLLTHGDCNEELKDEFVKGLFKTEILTDPELFSMFFKSAIEVSITSFAMEHDIRSRTQHEALLVVDALAALIVHILIKFDKNNVEDAVEYFKNIMGVILVSFTNDHESSNGQWSERAYFKFFSSLLCYWNDASMMQVDATVHMDIQFFNFVGDIFYSLQPIIFPGFTFAWISLISHRMFLPRVLELPNKTGHGILVKLLTPLLRFESIYSVDESVNYDVICVIFKAINRIFVGLFHDYPDFFSENYLQLLACIPASYIQLRNIVLSATPKGITLENPFKRGLKVERISDMKKAPIIFLDPTEDIVKSGLRRPVDNYLRIPGPGLIKAVYNGLKLSKPKQVKEFEFDSVNYNVGLINSLVLYVTLSEGQENGGAFQPKDAHVSIFFDLLSIGSTEFKFHLINALANQLRYPNTHTNWSVGLFLHFFNAKTWSNSESRITVQELITRVLLERHVVNKPHQWGLTILLTELIKNDTYNFFELPFVKNSPPEIKLVFDSLYTNITTTP, encoded by the coding sequence atgtctttcaaagaattaTTGATCGAGGTAAATAAGGATTTGAAGGGTATTAATCCTGGAAATTTGTTGCCTGTCATGTTAAAAATAGATAAAAAGGAAATCGATCTGTCATTGGCTTTGGTAATTGCAGAGGTTATTTCACCAGGATCTACGAACTTGCCATCTAATCCTTTGAAAGGTTTGTCTACGTGCAAATCATTCCCTGAATCATCTGCCAAAGGTGCCCAATTGCAAACCACATTTAAGCTTCTTGATTCTGACCCCGCCATTAAAATCGACTGGTTATTAGTGTTTTCCAAGGCTCAAGAGACCTTATCTGCATCGAAGGCTGTAGCTCCATCATTCTTAAACATAAATCAATTCATAGCTGCCATTGATTTCCGTCCTGGCTTGTTAGACATTGCATTGAGTGTTGATTGGAGCTTCAGCAACGTCTTGTTGTATACACTTCTCACGGCTGACCCTAAGCAAGGTTGTTATGACCTTGGCACATCTCCTTTCTTGACGAGAGGTTTTGACGATGTTGAGACTCCAATTGAATCTCAATTGGGTAGAAGAACTCCTATAGCATATATCAATGTCGGCCGCTTAGAGTTGAAAGTTGTTAGCCAATACGCGGCATCTAAAAAGCCCTTGAATGAAAAGTCAATTGACTCCGAAATCTCCAAATTGTTCGATCATCACTGCCATACTTTCCCAGAATACATGCTTTGCGCATGTATCACTTTCGTGAACGAGGGTAACCCATTCATCGAAGGGgttttgaacaacttgttggacacGTTGCTCACAAATGAGAGTAAGTTTTTGAGAAATGTAATTCAGAAATTCAATGAAAGAGAACAAGGCGCTCTTATGAATAAGCTTTTCAACTATTACAACCTCCGCAAGAATACTGATGCAATCTTGACTATCAGCCGCGCCATGTTACAACTGAACTTGTTTGATAGTTTATTAACCCAGTTCTTGAATATCAATATCACCATGgggttgaacttggcaATTTGTTCCTCGGTTTTGGACTTTGATTGTAAACCATTGATTGATTCATTGTTGAATGATCCAAATAAGAGACCTATTGTCGTTCAAGCCATCTTAGAGATATTGGAGGTCAAGTCTACAGAAGACACTAACCTCATTACCAAAACCAAGGTATTAGGTGTAGCTACTGTATTTCACTTATTAGGGATTCTTACCAGACATGCTGGATTCCTTAATGGTGAGAAATTGAAGGCATTACAGTTACAGTTGTTAACCACTTATCCAAGATTAATCAACTTTGGCTGTGGTCACGATGGTGctattcttgaaaatgacaaGGTATCCAATGTATTCCCTGAACCAGTTGAGCAAGAGATGAAAGCCTATTATTCGAAGATGTACaacaaagaattggatATCAAAGAAATAGTTGATATGTTGATTAAGTTCAAGTCAAGTGATATCCCACACGATCAAGATATCTTCGCTTGTATGATCCACTCATTATTGGATGAATACAGATTCTTCTCAGAATATCCTTTGACTGCCTTGGCTTCCACATCTTTGTTGTTTGGTGCATTATTACAAAAAGATATCATTCAAGGAACTACTTTAACTGTTGCATTGAATTTTATTTGGGAGTCTTGTAATCAACCACAAGATTCTcacttgttcaagtttgcAGTCCAGGCGTTatacaacttcaagtcaaGATTACACGAGTACCCAAACTACTGTAAGCATCTATTGGAGTGTAACTCATTGTCCGCACATGCCAAGATGTACCAGATAGTCAAGGATGCGTCAAACGGTATTCCTTGTGATGATCAATCCTTCAATGGTAGTAGACCTGATTCATCGAACTCCAGTGGACAACCAATGCTGATAAACAAATCAACTGAGGACGGTGGAATAAAATATCAATCGATAACTATCTCCGACCAGATCATTGGAAGCATCCAACAGGAAAAACCCAATGAAAATGTTACTGACAGATTACTTTTCTTTGTTAACAACTTGACTGGCGACAACTTGAATAGCAAATTGCCTGAAATCAAAGACTATTTGATTGagaacttcttcttgtggttTGCCGACTATTTGGTTGCCGATAGAGCCAAGTCTGAACCTAATAATCATAGATTATACTGTGAGCTTGTTCAGGAATTCGATGATCCTATATTCTATGAATACGTTTTGAGCGTTTCTTTGAGGGAAGTCAGCTTTTTGATTAGAAACTTCAAGGATACATCTCTTGAACGTTCTcatttgaaaaacttgggATCGTGGTTAGGTCAGATTACTTTGGCTTCAGACAAAGCATTGAAGAGAACTCACATTGGAGTGAAGTTTTTGTTAGTGGAAGCCTatgatttcaaaaccttGCCTTACGTTATTCCTTTTGTTTGCAAAATCTTAGATCAAGCCAAATACTCGAAGATTTTCAACTTACCCAATCCCTGGGTACTTGGTATCATTAAAGTTTTGGTCGAACTTTATGATTGTGCtgacttgaaattgaatcTGAAGTTTGAGATTGAAGTCTTATTAAACTCATTTAACATGAAGATTTCCGATGTTGAGCCTTCAACAATTGTAAGAAGccatccaccaaatcctGCTGCTTTGGCTGCAATGTTTGGTATCCAGCAGAATGCTAATCCTTTGGTCAAtgacttttccaagttggccCTTGATGGACAAGCTCACCTCCCCCCTGCTCAATTTCAACCTTCTCAAATGTCTCAACATCAGTTGTtacaacagcaacagcaacaacaacaacaacaacaacaacaacaacaacaacaacagcaacagcagcagcaacagctacttcaacttcagcttcaacaacaacaacaacagcaacagcaacagcaacagcaacagcaacaacagcaacagcaacaacagcaacagcaacaacagcaacagcaacaacagcaacagcaacaacagcaacagcaacagcaacagcaacagcaacagcaacaacaaggcCAACATATCCAACAGAGAGGTTCCGAAGATGGTGGAATTCCAAGCCTTTCGGGCCAAATTCCACCTCAAGGTTTACCTCAACCCAAACCTCAAGGACAACCAAAGCCAACTGCTGGAGGATTGGATACTTCCTTCAGTACTTTAGTTGGTAACACTATTTTCACCACTAACCCGAACCTTAGAAGGGCTTTCCAAGCTTCGTTATCAAGAGCTGTGCGAGAATGTGCTGTTCCAATCTTGAGTAAGACAAGTGAATCTGTCATTACAACAACTGAGGCTTTGATTAAGAAGGACTTTGCTTACGAGGGAGATATCAACAAATTCCGTAAGAGTTACCAGTCTTTGGCTGTTAAGTTAGCTCAAAGTATTATTGGCTCAAGTGGCCGGAAAATCCTTATTGAAACAATACAAGCTTTTATGGTCAGACTATTATCGCATCAACTCAATCCTAACGACATTCCATTAGGAGAGTTGAGCTCAGCAATTCAATCGAATGTTGATTTGTGTGTTGACATTGTAAACAAACTTGCAGTGGGAAACATcattgaactcattgaagagaaaatgAAGTATAGTGTTCTTGAAAGGGAACAGAACCAACCTGGTCAACGTTTTGTGGAAAAGGATGCCAACGGTTACGCATTAAACTTACAACCTCCATTGGGTTTGAAACCAGAAGGTCTCTTACCAAGTCAATTGGCTGTTTATGAGAACTTTAGTGCTTCTATTGTTCGTCCTGAAGTTGTTTCCCAGCCTCAAGCACCTCCTCAACCTCAAGGATTGCAATCTTTGGGTCAACCACAAGCTCCACCTACCAGTGCTCTTTTGCATCCCcctcaacaacagcaaccGGGTGCCCCTGGACTTCCTGTGCCCCAGGATGATACTACTGCCATTACTGATCAGTTGTTCGCTGCCATCACTCAAAGTTGTGACAAAGCTATCCTGAGTCTTGCCGATAATTACACTACCACTTTGGCAGAGATACCTCAAGACCATGTGATCATGCAATGTATTACCAATGTGTTGACGCTCGCACAAGGGAATGCTTTGAAGTATCCCGAATTGTTGCTAAAGGTTGCGCAATATGCTGTTAACTGCCTTTTCACTCAAGCTCACGAAAATCCAATCAGTAATGAGATCTATGTGGTAATCTTGGACAAATTGTGTGAATattctccttcaactgcGAAGGATGTGACTTGGTGGTTAGTTCATTCCTCAGATCAgagaaagttgaacatATCTGTCATGTACTCTTTATTGAAGGTGCAGTTGATCCAACCAACTAAGTTGGATACATCGATCAGTAAATTGATCACGGAGACCAAGAATCCATTGATAGTCACCTTTGCAGCTAATTTGTTGGGAATCATATACACCAGCAAAGATCCAAGACCTATTGCTTTGAGATCAGAGTTTGCATTGTCGTTAGCCAGCTTATCCAAATACGAAGGTGACCAATCCATTGAAGGTACCAAAGAAGCTAGAGAAGCTCGCGATAAACTTTTTGAGCTCTTAAATGATAACGCTCTAGTGACTGCCAACAGTGAAATGTACAGTCAATTGGGTTATATTTTCACCGAAtggttcaagttattgactCACGGTGACTGCAATGAAGAATTAAAGGACGAGTTTGTCAAAGGTTTATTCAAGACGGAGATTTTGACAGATCCGGAACTCTTCAGtatgttcttcaagtcgGCCATTGAAGTATCTATCACTTCTTTTGCTATGGAACATGATATTAGAAGTAGAACACAGCATGAAGCTTTGCTAGTGGTGGATGCTTTGGCGGCCTTGATAGTCCATATTCTTATTAAGTTCGACAAGAATaatgttgaagatgccGTCGAGTATTTCAAAAATATTATGGGTGTGATTCTCGTTTCATTTACAAATGATCACGAATCGTCCAATGGTCAATGGAGCGAAAGAGCTtacttcaagttcttttcgTCTTTGTTGTGTTACTGGAATGATGCTTCCATGATGCAAGTTGATGCTACTGTTCATATGGATattcaatttttcaactttgttggtgatatcttctATTCTTTGCAACCAATTATCTTCCCAGGATTCACCTTTGCGTGGATTTCATTAATAAGCCACAGAATGTTCTTACCTAGGGTATTGGAATTACCTAATAAGACGGGACACGGAATATTGGTTAAGCTTTTGACACCATTATTGAGATTTGAATCCATTTACTCAGTAGATGAATCAGTCAACTATGATGTGATTTGTGTTATTTTTAAAGCCATCAACCGTATCTTTGTTGGATTATTCCATGACTATCCTGATTTTTTCAGCGAAAACTACTTGCAGTTATTAGCTTGCATTCCTGCCAGCTACATCCAATTGAGAAATATTGTGTTGAGCGCAACTCCAAAGGGAATCACCTTAGAGAACCCGTTCAAACGGGGATTGAAGGTTGAGAGAATTAGCGACATGAAGAAAGCTCCTATCATCTTTTTGGACCCAACTGAAGATATCGTCAAACTGGGATTGAGGAGACCAGTGGACAACTATTTGAGAATTCCTGGTCCTGGGTTGATCAAGGCTGTTTACAACGGATTGAAATTGAGTAAACCTAAACAAGTTaaagagtttgagtttgattCTGTTAACTACAACGTCGGTCTTATCAACTCGTTGGTTTTATACGTAACTTTGTCAGAAGGTCAAGAAAATGGGGGTGCTTTCCAACCTAAGGATGCGCATGTGTCTATATtctttgacttgttgagcATCGGATCTACTGAGTTTAAGTTCCACCTCATTAACGCTTTGGCGAATCAGTTAAGGTATCCTAACACCCACACAAACTGGCTGGTGGGATTATTTTTACACTTCTTCAACGCAAAGACCTGGAGCAACAGTGAAAGCAGGATCACAGTTCAAGAGCTTATCACCAGAGTGTTGCTCGAAAGACATGTGGTGAACAAACCACATCAATGGGGATTGACGATTTTGCTCACagagttgatcaagaacgaTACCTACAACTTTTTTGAGTTGCCGTTTGTCAAGAATTCGCCACCCGAAATCAAATTGGTATTTGATTCATTGTACACAAACATCACTACCACCCCATAA
- the COX12 gene encoding Cytochrome c oxidase subunit 6B (EggNog:ENOG503P5BS; COG:C; BUSCO:EOG09265JVH), which yields MAIDPETFKFDTPQFDPRFPNQNQSKNCAQAYVDYHKCVAVKGEDFEPCKIFWKTYTSLCPLEWVERWNDQKEAGKLPFKLD from the coding sequence ATGGCTATCGACCCTGAAACATTTAAGTTCGACACCCCACAATTCGACCCTAGATTCCCCAACCAAAACCAATCCAAGAATTGTGCCCAGGCCTACGTGGACTACCATAAATGTGTGGCTGTGAAAGGTGAAGACTTCGAGCCTTGTAAGATCTTCTGGAAAACCTACACTTCTTTATGTCCACTCGAATGGGTTGAAAGATGGAACGATCAAAAGGAGGCCGGAAAATTGCCTTTCAAGCTCGATTAG
- a CDS encoding uncharacterized protein (EggNog:ENOG503NXWI; COG:K): MSLESHACDFCRRRKLKCSRETPRCDKCIWYHKECFYSPENKRVQLTKSNVQKLHTRVSILERLLARYVPNSEELEKLIGATAVAAAPNEAAAANYSPDSIDYVKEEEFLLDEVEDIDDIVWYETDDEKVISEYSGQNVTDGMSALSIESKNLKIPVYYGLASPNGLIRFLQKVDSNTKRNLLENYKPMPASSDYKVTLDIIRHEYGDYYLDNTDFHQMIFECYFTTYHQAYPLIQKSLFLKDYSKLHTKNPMQKKSLTILIYTLLALGSFCKYGDDCVVDLMYYSRVKDTLKQVDIMEYNSFYLLEALTILGNYCQKRNKPNTGWNYHGICFRMAISFGLHREIHVQKEKLDQKALQILERRRRIFWGLYVLDVGHALTLGRPTIAPSLSCININFPSIDFDHPPQTVSEGANPNLIEGFVLEMKLIKISSKIHYVMSSLEKSFMKKTTELFELNREIVKYAQGFPAYFNEDSEIAVPEWFQFRRVKIIWRYKNVQILMFRNYIWQIRPYLQNPKMFTKEVKLIKDCLKVCLDASIETIHSINEYLKHRDLNYFSSWYGIYFVFHAVLVPILLIYNLKDQYSDEEIMKFKYYINLSKDMLFKLKRFNQLTCNLVNLVEILSKGIGEETGPHLKTENDGLVNEIFHKDLTEFRYDFEKSFNDTVLDISPLNFEYYSDLNEQSVNEDLPYPFV, from the coding sequence ATGTCTCTTGAGTCTCACGCGTGTGACTTCTGTCGAAGGCGGAAGTTGAAGTGCCTGAGAGAAACACCTAGGTGCGATAAATGCATATGGTATCACAAAGAGTGCTTTTACTCCCCTGAAAACAAACGGGTCCAGTTAACCAAGTCCAACGTGCAGAAGCTTCACACTCGGGTCTCGATTTTAGAACGGCTATTGGCTCGGTATGTGCCCAACCTGGAGGAGCTTGAGAAGCTCATCGGAGCCACCGCCGTGGCCGCAGCCCCGAACGAGGCCGCGGCTGCTAACTACTCTCCGGACTCAATTGACTATgttaaagaagaagaatttctTCTAGATGAAGTAGAAGATATCGATGACATAGTATGGTATGAAACCGACGATGAAAAGGTCATCAGCGAATACTCGGGTCAGAATGTCACCGACGGTATGAGTGCCCTTTCGATTGAAAGtaagaatttgaagatccCCGTGTATTATGGTCTCGCATCCCCCAACGGCCTAATCAGGTTCTTGCAAAAGGTTGACCTGAACACGAAACGaaatcttttggaaaactaTAAGCCCATGCCCGCATCGTCTGACTACAAGGTGActcttgatatcattcgGCACGAATACGGAGATTATTACTTGGATAACACCGATTTCCACCAGATGATTTTCGAGTGCTATTTCACCACCTACCACCAGGCGTATCCGCTCATTCAAAAGtcgttgttcttgaaggactACAGTAAGCTACACACCAAGAACCCCATGCAGAAGAAGTCGTTGACGATTTTGATCTACACGCTTCTTGCCCTTGGTTCTTTCTGTAAATACGGGGATGATTGCGTGGTGGACTTGATGTATTACCTGAGGGTGAAGGATACGTTGAAGCAGGTAGATATCATGGAGTACAATAGTTTTTATTTGCTCGAGGCCCTCACCATTCTTGGAAATTACTGTCAAAAGAGAAACAAACCCAATACGGGGTGGAACTACCATGGGATCTGTTTCCGAATGGCCATTTCGTTTGGGCTACATCGAGAGATTCACGTCcaaaaagagaaattgGACCAGAAAGCCCTCCAGATcttggaaagaagaagaagaattttcTGGGGTTTATACGTCTTGGATGTGGGCCATGCGCTAACGTTGGGAAGACCCACAATAGCCCCCAGCTTGAGCTGTATTAATATCAATTTCCCTTCCATCGACTTTGATCATCCTCCTCAAACAGTCTCCGAAGGAGCAAATCCAAATCTCATCGAAGGGTTTGTGCTAGAAATGAAACTCATCAAGATCTCGTCCAAGATCCATTATGTGATGTCGAGCTTGGAAAAAAGCTTCATGAAAAAGACTACAGAATTGTTCGAGTTGAACCGAGAAATTGTCAAGTATGCCCAAGGGTTTCCAGCCTATTTCAACGAAGATTCAGAAATAGCTGTTCCTGAATGGTTTCAGTTCCGTAGAGTCAAAATCATCTGGAGGTACAAGAATGTGCAGATCTTGATGTTCCGAAACTACATTTGGCAAATAAGACCGTATTTACAGAACCCCAAAATGTTTACCAAGGAAGTTAAACTTATCAAAGATTGCTTAAAGGTATGCTTGGATGCATCTATTGAAACCATACACTCGATAAATGAGTACCTCAAGCACCGGGACTTAAACTACTTCTCTTCGTGGTACGGGATCTACTTTGTGTTCCATGCGGTATTGGTGCCGATATTACTTATTTATAACCTTAAGGACCAGTACtcagatgaagaaatcatgaagttcaagtactaCATCAATTTGAGCAAAGATATGttattcaaattgaagagattcAACCAACTCACGTGTAACTTGGTTAACTTGGTAGAGATCTTGTCGAAGGgaattggagaagaaacagGACCTCATTTGAAGACTGAGAACGACGGGTTGGTTAACGAGATTTTCCATAAAGACTTGACAGAATTCCGTTACGACTTCGAAAAGTCCTTCAACGACACAGTTTTAGATATCAGCCCATTGAACTTCGAGTATTACAGTGACCTTAACGAACAGTCGGTCAATGAGGACTTACCGTACCCATTTGTATAG
- a CDS encoding uncharacterized protein (COG:S; EggNog:ENOG503Q5H8) encodes MSDYESLLEFEDSLQTSTQKDTSITLGNLEAKIEYNLVVPSDHSTTSPEIALEAIFNGYDYSMDEFTSCNICGKPINTNSDCCLKFIEQSKLSSSLESSYWRLFLNSPTRTINTLPHYSQLLFLEQGIPFQLRPTVWKKLFLIHYNNEIPEACLLVYKNFQHSYNSETSDQISKDLNRTFPTVSFFLDERNIKQLETVLNVYANYDVELGYCQGLLFLVGTLFYQFKDPQLTFHSLITIMESEVELHDIFTQELMSSTLNKWYSEFTGMLSKLDNELYVHMSSFVDMKVFLYQWWLSFMSSHTPDFSIINRILDFCLIQGWKIGMFKISAGLLLVNKPILMSLTDGEEEVVYQHLLYECKWGLALKDINHFFGELLMNFDPSFFNKNEDMLHINKPMKTHKRTQSSMIDKFRSLNISSYSLGNTSNNSIFSKKIYTTVNNDTDSVYSEVTIDSSSSGNSKFADYLKIPSPFANSEISRQNKTMKDLLIKCMANLDDEELIKEIIQVIA; translated from the coding sequence ATGTCCGATTACGAGTCCCTTttggagtttgaagataGTTTACAAACAAGCACCCAGAAAGATACTTCGATTACTTTGGGCAACTTGGAAGCCAAGATCGAgtacaacttggtggttcCGTCCGACCATTCTACCACCTCCCCAGAAATCGCGTTAGAAGCCATTTTCAACGGTTACGACTATTCTATGGATGAGTTTACTTCGTGCAACATCTGTGGTAAACCAATAAACACCAACAGCGATTGCTGTTTGAAGTTTATTGAACAGTCCAAGCTCTCATCATCGTTAGAGTCGAGTTACTGGAGATTGTTTTTGAATAGTCCCACAAGAACCATCAACACTCTTCCTCACTATTCCCAGTTATTGTTCTTGGAACAGGGAATCCCATTTCAGCTCCGGCCAACCGTCTGGAAgaaattgtttttgattcACTACAACAACGAGATACCCGAGGCGTGTTTGTTGGTGTACAAGAACTTTCAACACTCGTACAACTCGGAGACGTCAGATCAGATCAGCAAGGACTTAAACAGAACCTTTCCAACTGTTTCGTTTTTCCTTGATGAGAGAAACATCAAGCAGCTTGAAACCGTCTTGAACGTCTATGCGAACTACGACGTGGAATTAGGCTACTGCCAGGGATTATTGTTCTTGGTGGGTACGTTATTCTATCAGTTCAAGGATCCCCAGCTCACTTTCCACTCGTTGATTACCATCATGGAGTCCGAGGTGGAATTGCATGACATCTTCACCCAAGAATTGATGTCCTCCACCTTGAACAAATGGTACAGTGAGTTCACTGGGATGTTATCCAAATTAGACAATGAGCTTTACGTGCATATGTCATCATTTGTGGATATGAAGGTATTCTTATACCAATGGTGGCTTTCGTTCATGTCGAGTCACACCCCAGATTTTTCCATCATCAATCGGATCTTAGACTTTTGCTTAATCCAAGGCTGGAAAATAGGAATGTTCAAGATTTCTGCTGGGTTATTATTGGTTAACAAACCCATTTTGATGTCGTTGACAGATGGAGAGGAAGAGGTGGTTTATCAGCACCTTTTATACGAGTGCAAATGGGGGTTGGCATTGAAAGATATCAAccatttctttggtgaactATTAATGAACTTTGACCCCctgtttttcaacaagaatgAAGATATGTTGCATATTAACAAGCCCATGAAAACACATAAGAGAACCCAGTCTTCCATGATTGATAAGTTCAGAAGTTTGAACATCTCAAGCTACTCTTTGGGcaacacctccaacaactcgatTTTCTCCAAGAAAATCTACACAACTGTCAACAATGACACAGACTCTGTGTACTCCGAGGTCACCATAGACTCGAGTAGTTCGGGAAACTCAAAATTTGCAGATTACTTGAAGATCCCATCACCTTTCGCCAATAGCGAAATATCAAGACAAAATAAGACCATGAAagatttgttgatcaaatgcATGGCAAAccttgatgatgaggaatTAATCAAGGAGATTATTCAAGTGATTGCTTAA